The following are encoded together in the Phoenix dactylifera cultivar Barhee BC4 unplaced genomic scaffold, palm_55x_up_171113_PBpolish2nd_filt_p 000144F, whole genome shotgun sequence genome:
- the LOC103714800 gene encoding alpha-galactosidase codes for MARPWTGLGGAMVVVSFSFLLLVSTAVTAGRVMKDAEPVSETYRRTMLENGVGRTPQMGWNSWNHFTCNINEQMIKETADALVSTGLAKLGYQYINLDDCWAESSRDSKGNLASKSSKFPSGIKALADYIHAKGLKLGIYSDAGFYTCSKQMPGSLGYEDQDAKTIASWEVDYLKYDNCYNDGSSPKDRYNRMGKALLNSGRTIFFSLCEWGEADPATWARGVGNSWRTTGDIQDNWDSMTSCADENDKWAGYAAPGGWNDPDMLEVGNGGMTTEEYRSHFSIWALAKAPLLIGCDIRSMSDETKEILSNYEVIAVNQDKLGVQGKKVKWGGSDEVWAGPLSGGRVAVILWNRGSSQTSVTANWSDIGLDSSAVVDARDLWEHSTKSSVQGKITATLDAHACKMFVLTPK; via the exons ATGGCACGACCATGGACCGGGCTGGGTGGGGCTATGGTGGTGGTATCCTTCTCCTTCCTGCTCCTTGTTTCGACGGCCGTGACGGCCGGTCGAGTCATGAAGGATGCCGAGCCGGTTTCCGAGACTTATAGGAGGACCATGCTGGAGAATGGCGTTGGCCGTACTCCTCAGATGGG GTGGAACAGCTGGAATCACTTCACCTGCAACATCAACGAGCAAATGATCAAGGAAACTG CTGATGCACTGGTGTCCACTGGTCTCGCCAAGTTGGGGTATCAGTATATCAATTTAG ATGACTGTTGGGCTGAATCGAGCAGGGACTCAAAG GGTAATTTAGCTTCCAAGTCATCAAAGTTTCCCTCAGGCATAAAGGCTCTTGCAGATTATATCCATGCGAAAGGGCTAAAGCTTGGAATTTATAGCGACGCAGG GTTTTATACATGTAGCAAACAGATGCCTGGGTCACTTGGATATGAAGATCAAGATGCAAAGACCATTGCCTCTTGG gAGGTTGACTATTTGAAATATGATAACTGTTATAATGATGGCAGTAGTCCAAAAGACAG ATATAATAGAATGGGCAAAGCTCTTCTGAATTCTGGGAGAACCATTTTCTTCTCTCTATGTGAATG gGGCGAAGCTGACCCGGCGACCTGGGCACGCGGCGTAGGAAATAGTTGGAGGACAACAGGAGATATTCAAGACAATTGGGACAG TATGACATCTTGTGCGGATGAGAATGACAAATGGGCAGGTTATGCAGCACCTGGTGGATGGAATG ATCCCGACATGCTTGAAGTTGGAAATGGTGGAATGACAACAGAAGAGTACCGCTCACATTTCAGCATATGGGCATTGGCTAAG GCTCCTCTTTTGATTGGGTGCGACATTCGTTCGATGAGTGATGAGACCAAGGAGATACTAAGCAACTACGAGGTGATTGCAGTCAATCAAG ATAAGCTTGGAGTGCAAGGGAAGAAGGTAAAATGGGGTGGTTCTGACGAG GTTTGGGCTGGTCCACTTAGTGGTGGTAGGGTAGCTGTGATCCTATGGAACCGAGGTTCATCACAGACATCTGTCACTGCAAATTGGTCAGATATTGGACTTGATTCATCAGCTGTAGTTGATGCTCGTGATCTTTGGGAA cATTCAACTAAATCGTCCGTTCAGGGAAAGATTACGGCCACATTGGATGCTCATGCTTGCAAGATGTTTGTCTTGACACCAAAGTGA
- the LOC103714799 gene encoding WAT1-related protein At3g02690, chloroplastic, whose translation MSAGIHLPHLPIIITSHQLRSQISWFKYDIYHIILLYFVAFELKHNGPMSTAASLFLLPNLLFSPPKPHGLLPLRPNSRVRGRFRVPSTLVSCGTGGGKKTAASRSDMDSPAVDCVGTGADVECFVPESSSEGDQLLPPPAKKRPAASFEIGRGEMGEGSDVGLVQKALDWALLVSPFFFWGTAMVAMKEVIPKTGPFFVSAFRLIPAGALLIGFAVLRGRKQPTGAFAWLSIVLFGVVDAACFQGFLAEGLQRTSAGLGSVIIDSQPLTVAILAAVLFGETIGANGAAGLVLGVIGLLLLESVMSILQVPALSFEGNSSTIWGSGEWWMFLAAQSMAVGTVMVRWVSKYSDPVMATGWHMVIGGIPLLVISVINHDPATSGNIMGLTSNDLLALCYTSIFGSAISYGVYFYNATRGSLTKLSSLTFLTPMFASIFGFLYLGETFSPLQLAGALITVVAIYMVNSRDTVDEA comes from the exons ATGTCAGCTGGAATCCACCTTCCTCACCTTCCCATCATCATAACATCCCACCAACTCCGGTCTCAAATTTCTTGGTTCAAATATGATATCtatcatataatattattatacttCGTCGCCTTCGAGCTCAAGCATAACGGGCCGATGTCAACGGCCGCCTCCCTCTTTCTCCTACCAAATCTTTTATTCTCTCCACCAAAACCCCATGGACTGCTCCCCCTTCGTCCCAATTCCAGGGTTAGGGGTAGGTTTAGGGTTCCGAGTACCCTCGTCAGTTGCGGCACTGGTGGCGGCAAGAAGACGGCGGCCTCCCGCTCCGACATGGACTCGCCGGCCGTGGACTGCGTCGGTACCGGCGCCGATGTCGAGTGCTTCGTGCCTGAGTCCTCCTCCGAGGGCGACCAGCTGCTGCCGCCGCCGGCGAAGAAGAGACCGGCGGCGAGCTTCGAGATTGGGAGAGGGGAAATGGGGGAGGGTTCCGACGTTGGGTTGGTCCAGAAGGCTTTGGATTGGGCGCTCCTGGTGTCGCCCTTCTTCTTCTGGGGCACGGCCATGGTCGCCATGAAGGAGGTGATCCCCAAGACGGGGCCTTTCTTCGTCTCGGCCTTCCGGCTGATCCCGGCAGGGGCTCTTTTGATCGGTTTCGCAGTGCTGAGGGGGAGGAAGCAGCCGACCGGGGCTTTTGCGTGGCTCTCCATCGTCTTGTTTGGGGTCGTGGATGCTGCTTGCTTTCAG GGATTTCTGGCTGAGGGTTTGCAGAGGACATCGGCGGGATTGGGCAGT GTCATCATTGATTCCCAGCCTTTAACAGTTGCCATACTTGCAGCGGTGttgtttggtgaaacaattggtGCAAATGGAGCTGCTGGCCTTGTACTTGGTGTTATTGGGCTTCTACTTCTTGAG TCAGTGATGTCTATCCTACAGGTTCCAGCACTTTCATTTGAAGGAAATAGTTCAACAATATGGGGCAGTGGGGAATGGTGGATGTTTCTTGCAGCTCAAAGCATGGCAGTAGGAACGGTCATGGTCCGTTGGGTGTCCAAGTATTCCGATCCTGTCATGGCCACTGGATGG CACATGGTTATTGGTGGGATCCCTCTGCTGGTGATATCTGTAATCAATCATGATCCTGCTACGAGTGGGAATATTATGGGACTAACATCCAATGATCTTTTAGCACTTTGTTACACCTCTATTTTTGGAAGTGCAATAAGCTATGGTGTATACTTCTACAATGCAACTAGAG GTAGCTTGACAAAACTCAGCTCCCTCACATTTTTAACTCCAATGTTTGCTTCAATTTTTGG GTTCCTCTACCTAGGTGAGACGTTCTCACCTTTGCAACTGGCTGGTGCTCTAATCACAGTGGTAGCTATTTATATGGTCAATAGTCGCGACACTGTAGATGAAGCATGA